The sequence below is a genomic window from Microbaculum marinisediminis.
GTCAATCTCGGCACCGGCAACGGGATTTCGATCCTCGAGATCCTGCGCGCGATCCAACGTATTACCGGGCGCGAGGTGCCGACCGTCATGGAGCCGCGCCGGCCCGGCGATCCGCCGGTCCTCGTCGCCGATCCCCGGCTCGCCCGGGACACGCTCGGATTCTCGGCGAATCTGTCCGATATCGACACGATCGTCAGGACCGCGGCGCCGACGTTCGGACTAGATTTGTTGTCATGACCGATCTCGTCTACGACCGGACAATGCCGCTGCGAATTCCCGACGCGGACCCCTACCTCGTCCCCTTGATGAGCCGAGGGCAGAAGGCCCTTTTCTATCTGGGCGTCGCGCTTTGGGTCGCCAGCCTCGTCTATTTCTGGGGCTGGTGGCTTCGGCCCGAGCACAATATCAGCACGTTGCCCTACGTCGTGCTCTCGGTGCTCGTCGCGTGGGTTATGCTCCTGCCGCTTTATTTCGTAGCGGTGATGTTCAACGCGAAGAAAGCCAATCCGAAACGGCCCGCCCCGACCGACGTGCGTGTCGCCATGGTGGTCACTAAGGCGCCGTCGGAGCCGTTCCCGGTCGTCCGTGAAACGCTGTGTGCCATGCTGGGGCAGACGTACCCGCACGACACCTGGCTGGCCGACGAGGACCCGAGCGCGGAAACGATCGCCTGGTGCGAGGCGCATGGCGTGTTCATCTCCACCCGGCGCGGTCGGGAGGACTATCATCGCACCACCTGGCCGCGACGGACCCGCTGCAAGGAAGGCAACCTTTCGTTCTTTTACGACCATTACGGCTACGAGAACTACGACATCGTCTCGCAGCTCGACGCCGACCATGTGCCGTCGCCGACCTATCTCGAAGAGATGGTCAAGCCGTTCGCCGACCCCTCGGTCGGTTACGTGTCGGCGCCCAGCATATGCGACAAGAACGCGGCCCAAAGCTGGTCGGCCCGCGGGCGTCTCTATGTCGAGGGGATGTTTCACGGCCCGTTGCAGGTCGGCTATACCGGCGGCTGGGCTCCGCTGTGCATCGGCTCCCACTACGCGGTCCGCACCAGGGCGGTGAAGGAGATCGGAGGCCTCGGGCCCGAGCTCGCCGAGGACCATTCGACCACGCTGATGATGAACGCCCATGGCTGGCGGGGCGTTCATGCCATCGACGCCATCGCCCATGGCGACGGTCCGAACACTTTCGCCGACCTGGCCACCCAGGAGTTCCAGTGGTCGCGCAGCCTGGTGACGATCCTGCTGCAGTATTCACCGAAATACGTGCCGATGCTGCCGCCCCGGCTGAAGTTCCAGTTCCTGTTCTCGCAGCTCTGGTACCCGTTTTTCTCGTCTTCAATGGCGGCAATGTACCTGCTGCCGATCATCGCGCTGGTCTTCGACTTCAATTACGCGCAGGTCAGCTATCCGAACTTCATCCTGCACGCGCTCCCGGTCTCGGTGACCATGATGATCCTGTGCTACATCCTGAAGAGCGGTGGGTGGGCGCGGCCGGTCGACACCAAGATCGTCAGCTGGGAAGCGATGGTCTTCGCGCTGGTGCGCTGGCCCTGGTCCATCCTCGGCACCGTCGCCGCCTGTCGTGACTGGATTACGGGAACCTTCGTGGATTTCCGCGTCACGCCGAAAGGGGCCGGCGCCGTTGCACCACTGCCCTTCCGGGTGGTGACACCCTATGCGCTTCTCGCCATCGGCTCGGCGATACCGGCGCTGGTTCTGCCGAATATCGAAGTCGCGCGCGGGTTCTACGTGCTCGCCTGCCTGAGCGCCGCGTTCTACGCGGTCTCGCTGATGGTGATCGTCGGCGGTCACCTCAAGGAAAACGGCCTCGAGATCAAGAGCAAGCCGGTGCGCATCGTCGCCGCGCAGGCTGGGCTCGTCGTTCTGGCATCGGCGACGCCCGTCGCGGCCATCGCGGTCAACGGCCAGACAGGCATTGAGGCGATCGCCTGGGGTACGCAGGATATCGGACTCACCAAGCTGACCTATACGGTGTCAGGCGCCGGTCACGGCGGGCGTGGCATAACCACGCTCAAGCTCAATCCCAACTTCTTCAAGGATATGTGGCCCCGTGACTGATAATTTCGGATGTCAAGTAACGAACGCAAGGTTATGTGGGATCGGAGCCTGCAAGATACCGTCTGTGCTGAGTCGGCGTTGAGGCTACGGGAGAAGGGCTGGGACATGAGAATATCAGTCATCGGATCAGGATATGTCGGGCTCGTCACGGGCACCTGTCTTGCCGATTGGGGCCATGAGGTCGTCTGTGTCGACCGAGATCCGGCCAAGATCGAACTCCTGACCAACGGCGGCGTGCCGATCTACGAGCCCGGCCTCGAGCAGATGATCGCGGCGAACGTCGCGCGCGGCCGCCTCAGCTTCACCCGCGATCTCGCAGCGGCGCTCGCGGGCTCCGACGTCGTGTTCATCGCGGTGGGAACCCCGCCGCGTGCCAGCGACGGCGAGGCCGACCTGTCCTTCGTCTACGACGTCGCGCGCGATATCGGGGAGGCGATAGACGGATACACCGTGGTCGTCTGCAAGTCGACGGTTCCGGTCGGCACCGGCGACGTGGTCGAACGGATCATTTCCCAGGTACGACCCGACGCCGACGTGACGGTGGTCTCGAACCCCGAATTCCTGCGCGAGGGATCGGCGATCGAGGACTTCACCAAACCGGACCGCGTGGTCATCGGCACCGAGGACGAGCGTGCCCGCGAGATCATGCTTGCCGTCTACGAGCAGGTGCGGGCCAACGGGCAGCCGATCCTGATCACCAAACGACGGACCGCGGAACTGATCAAGTACGCCGCCAACGCGTTCCTCGCCGCCAAGCTTTCCTTCATCAATGAAATCGCCGACCTGTGCGAGCATGTCGACGCCGATGTCGACGAGGTGGCTGAGGGTATCGGACTGGACAGCCGTATCGGCGCCAAGTTCCTGAAGGCAGGTCCCGGCTTCGGCGGTTCGTGCTTTCCCAAGGACACCCTCGCCCTGCTGCGCACCGCACAGGACCATGGGGTCGACATGCGGCTGGTCGAGACGACCGTTTCGGTCAACGACGCGCGCAAGCGGCGGATGGCGCTGAAGATCATGGACGCCGTCGGCGGATCCGTCGAAGGCAAGACCGTCGCGGTGCTCGGCCTCACCTTCAAGGCCAACACGGACGACATGCGCGCCTCTCCGTCCCTTCCCGTCGTGGAGCTGTTGCAGCGGGCTGGGGCAACCGTCCGCGCATACGATCCCGAAGGCATGCCGCAGGCGCGCCCGCTCATGTCCGATGTCGAATTCACCGACGACCCCTACACGTGCGCCAAGGGGTGCGACGCCGTCGTGCTCATGACCGACTGGGATGAATTCCAAAGCCTCGATCTGGAGCGGCTGCGCGGACTGGTTCGGACCCCGGTCTTCGTCGACCTGCGCAACGTCTACGCGCCGGACAAACTCGTAAAGCACGGCTTCACGGCTGTGGGGATTGGTCGCTCCACGCAAACCGGAGCCGATGACGGCCGCCACGCGCCGGCACAGCCCCCCGCCGCACATAGCGGTAATGGTTCTCCTGCGGGCCGGACGATAGACGAAGAGGCCGAGATGCGCCTGGTCTCGATCCGCTAGCGGCGACGGACGTTCAACGCACCGGCTTGCCGGCGCCAATGTAAACAAGATGGTTCTTGAAATGCATAGACCGACAAACCAGAGAAACCTGAAATTCGTCCTGCCGTTCGCGGCGGCCGCTATCCTGTCATTTGCGGCGGCGGTTCCGCAGCCGGGCCTGGCCGGGACGCCGGAGAAGCCAGCATTCGGCGTCTACGACCCCAATGCCGATTTCGCCAACACCAAGGGCATCGACATCGAGCATGTCTTCATGCCGTGGTCGAACATCGATCTAGCAAGCCTTCGCAAGGCCGACGCCTACGCGGCCGAACGCGGTCGCGACTTGCTGCTGAGCGTCGAGCCCTGGTCGTGGAGCACCGACGGGACCCTGCCGAACGACCAACTGCACGACATGATCCTCGCCGGCGACTACGACGGGCACATCGAAGAGGTTTGCGGCGCGATCGGCGGACTCAATACCCCCGTCACGATCCGCTGGGGGCATGAGATGGACTCGAACACCGAGCGCTACGCCTGGTCGCTCTGGTCGCCGGAGGACTACGTGACGGCGTATCGACGCTTCGTCAACGAGTGCCGGAAGGTTGCTCCGAACGCCAAGTTCATGTGGTCGCCCTTGGGCGAAGCCTCGCTCAAGGCCTACTATCCCGGCGATACCTACGTCGATACGATCGGCCTGACCGTCTTCGGCTTCCAACAGTACGACAAGGACCAGTACGGCCGGGAAATGGGCTTCACCGAGCACCTGGCCGCCCGCTACAAGCTGGTCGCGGAATACAACAAGCCGGTGGTCGTGGCTGAAGCCGGATGCGCCGGAGACCAGGTCTATATCGACCGCTGCCTCCAGGAACTGGTCTCGCCCGGCGCGCAATTCACGCAGCTGGAAGGCGTCATCTACTTCAACGACATCGATCCGGTAGCGTGGCCAGGACACGGCACACCGAACTGGCGGGTTCCGAGCGACACCTTCGATTTCAGCAACTGACCGGCTTCGATCGCCGAAACAGAAAGCCCCGCGCCGGAGACCTCCGGCGCGGGGCTTTGCTTTTGTCGACATCGATACTTCAGAACTTTTCGGAAAGGCTCGCGAATTCCTGCGGGCCCACGCGCCAATCCGGCTTGCCCAGCCCATTCGGCCATTCCGCTGGCTCTTTCCTGTTGTAGTAGACAACGGAGTTGATCAGCGGAAACGCCTTTCGCACCGACTCCAGTCCCGACAACCACTCCGCCTGGTACGCGCGAGAGCCGACCACGCCGAGTTCGGCGATGATCACCGGTTTGTTGTAGCCAGATACTCGCACGTACTTCTCGCGCACGGCGTCGCTGAGACTCCGGTCGGAGCCGTACCAGAGACGGTCGGCCTTCTGGTATCCCCAGACCGGTATGCCGACGATGTCGACATACGCGTCGCCAGGGTAGTAACGCTTCAACGGCTCGTGGCCGATCGGCGACCACACGAACCGCGCCCTCGGGGCGATCTCTCGACATGCCGAGACGAAATACCGGTAGGCCTCGATGTAACCGGCGCTGTCGTGCCGCGCCCAGGGATAGCGGCCGGTCACCTCTTCCATCTCGTGGCCCCAGCGGACCATGACGAGACCGTCCATGCGACCGATCTCGGTACACGACGCCGTAATGGCATCGTCGTAGCCGCCCGCCAGGATGTCGGAGAACAGGGTATCGCCGCCGTCCCGCCAGTCTGGCGCCTTCGTCCACGGCTCCAGAGTCACCAACATCTGCCGGCCGCGCTGACCCGCGTAGCGAACGGTCTGCCGCAATTCGGCCTGATCGAAACTCTGCCAGGGAATGAACACGTGCTCGATCGCCATGCGATCCACACGGTGATAGTCGCGCGTCGGATCGTAGACGCCCAGGCTCGCCGTCGCGGTCGCCTCCTTTGTGGCCTCCGCGGGCTCTCCGTGCATCAAACCACTTGCGACCACGGCTGCGATCAATCCGAGTACCGACAATTTGAACATTGATGCACCCTCGGCCCAATAACGTCGGGATAGAATGCATTACAAAAGATACCGGGAGCTTCCGCCGAACTCTCGGATTCTATTATCCTTTTAAATAATGGCGAAAAACGACATGGCGCCCGAACGCCAAGGCGCCTCCGACACTCACTATTACGCTAGGTCACAAAGATATCGACGGGCACTGCAGGCCGGTCAAGGGAACCTTGCCGTATCGGAGGCGACACGGGGGCGCCGCCGGGCCGGTGAGAAAGGCCGGGTCCGGCGGCGCGGCTGCATTAGCGCAGGAGGCGCGGTTTGATCCGCCAATCGGGCTTGCCCAGTCCATCGGGCCACGCGGCGGGCTCCAGCATGTTGAAGTAGACCACTGCCTTCAGACGGCTGAACGTGCTGGTTGCC
It includes:
- a CDS encoding glycosyltransferase family 2 protein, with translation MTDLVYDRTMPLRIPDADPYLVPLMSRGQKALFYLGVALWVASLVYFWGWWLRPEHNISTLPYVVLSVLVAWVMLLPLYFVAVMFNAKKANPKRPAPTDVRVAMVVTKAPSEPFPVVRETLCAMLGQTYPHDTWLADEDPSAETIAWCEAHGVFISTRRGREDYHRTTWPRRTRCKEGNLSFFYDHYGYENYDIVSQLDADHVPSPTYLEEMVKPFADPSVGYVSAPSICDKNAAQSWSARGRLYVEGMFHGPLQVGYTGGWAPLCIGSHYAVRTRAVKEIGGLGPELAEDHSTTLMMNAHGWRGVHAIDAIAHGDGPNTFADLATQEFQWSRSLVTILLQYSPKYVPMLPPRLKFQFLFSQLWYPFFSSSMAAMYLLPIIALVFDFNYAQVSYPNFILHALPVSVTMMILCYILKSGGWARPVDTKIVSWEAMVFALVRWPWSILGTVAACRDWITGTFVDFRVTPKGAGAVAPLPFRVVTPYALLAIGSAIPALVLPNIEVARGFYVLACLSAAFYAVSLMVIVGGHLKENGLEIKSKPVRIVAAQAGLVVLASATPVAAIAVNGQTGIEAIAWGTQDIGLTKLTYTVSGAGHGGRGITTLKLNPNFFKDMWPRD
- a CDS encoding UDP-glucose dehydrogenase family protein codes for the protein MRISVIGSGYVGLVTGTCLADWGHEVVCVDRDPAKIELLTNGGVPIYEPGLEQMIAANVARGRLSFTRDLAAALAGSDVVFIAVGTPPRASDGEADLSFVYDVARDIGEAIDGYTVVVCKSTVPVGTGDVVERIISQVRPDADVTVVSNPEFLREGSAIEDFTKPDRVVIGTEDERAREIMLAVYEQVRANGQPILITKRRTAELIKYAANAFLAAKLSFINEIADLCEHVDADVDEVAEGIGLDSRIGAKFLKAGPGFGGSCFPKDTLALLRTAQDHGVDMRLVETTVSVNDARKRRMALKIMDAVGGSVEGKTVAVLGLTFKANTDDMRASPSLPVVELLQRAGATVRAYDPEGMPQARPLMSDVEFTDDPYTCAKGCDAVVLMTDWDEFQSLDLERLRGLVRTPVFVDLRNVYAPDKLVKHGFTAVGIGRSTQTGADDGRHAPAQPPAAHSGNGSPAGRTIDEEAEMRLVSIR
- a CDS encoding glycoside hydrolase family 26 protein — encoded protein: MFKLSVLGLIAAVVASGLMHGEPAEATKEATATASLGVYDPTRDYHRVDRMAIEHVFIPWQSFDQAELRQTVRYAGQRGRQMLVTLEPWTKAPDWRDGGDTLFSDILAGGYDDAITASCTEIGRMDGLVMVRWGHEMEEVTGRYPWARHDSAGYIEAYRYFVSACREIAPRARFVWSPIGHEPLKRYYPGDAYVDIVGIPVWGYQKADRLWYGSDRSLSDAVREKYVRVSGYNKPVIIAELGVVGSRAYQAEWLSGLESVRKAFPLINSVVYYNRKEPAEWPNGLGKPDWRVGPQEFASLSEKF
- a CDS encoding glycoside hydrolase family 26 protein, whose protein sequence is MHRPTNQRNLKFVLPFAAAAILSFAAAVPQPGLAGTPEKPAFGVYDPNADFANTKGIDIEHVFMPWSNIDLASLRKADAYAAERGRDLLLSVEPWSWSTDGTLPNDQLHDMILAGDYDGHIEEVCGAIGGLNTPVTIRWGHEMDSNTERYAWSLWSPEDYVTAYRRFVNECRKVAPNAKFMWSPLGEASLKAYYPGDTYVDTIGLTVFGFQQYDKDQYGREMGFTEHLAARYKLVAEYNKPVVVAEAGCAGDQVYIDRCLQELVSPGAQFTQLEGVIYFNDIDPVAWPGHGTPNWRVPSDTFDFSN